A genomic region of Papaver somniferum cultivar HN1 chromosome 7, ASM357369v1, whole genome shotgun sequence contains the following coding sequences:
- the LOC113298585 gene encoding uncharacterized protein LOC113298585, with the protein MIDFVEEMDELLDGLGCRLRVSGMVSDSIMMGIVNSAMEQAFQKACSKEGNIERLNEKSRFCELAVMQLELCIKIFQEDTDIYVVVDNSLEREKLVLELGEIKDRIQRRLEETEFAISEKDRELNEALQALDTKDREVWSLRNNLNELGKVKSEGVQEFVRNNRLVVDDKSIDGDFCELKNSVDQQFLNIKQKLEDERINITSGMRKIETVNVESDSRLVEDEENSADGAKKCELYEKGSEIEISNRSLKPELNEGFCRMGSDIDVLKGTLDVAFGMMDNVISLSEVKPLEQKWRWTIEMDTIAVVVNGFLRDTQDHFGGEVRGGQYYGSLVLKENWPEFLNDVISLRQELQNLMDQVKNSKRRESISPPSQKDVGEKLFPFKRRESISPPSSKDVGDKFFPHTVNIKRRSVSDASVLDKFGNLVDEAKIFQCRESVSPSYTEFSQKTNQSRAKPSAEASAVVDRYGKPPNTTPLKIKTQEQEPQEEQFKEDSSGQGSSLVAEMIRNHETIIRQKNAESNWLKVEILREKGSSAKKDTEPDTLKQRIQDIIVKLDNIIEVSDKVDRGYDANGGCALTSMAKNKLANQEQEFSNLESMIQIEISSIILKGLVKDYVAEFYEYGIECLISEYVSKVYLSEMITERNEDLKRYYLERDIKEDICQLVLSSHLQSTILEKKENDLVNVSTLPGELLQYVEEVIGKDVYTVLLRETVKEWNEGLESYNIGRHIEEELYNIVFREWIKDMHGFTGVQCQTDRTVNNFLESSTTPNRSFQNLEGVIREEVCTSILRETFKEWKDALKRYNTESWISEDVSQIVYHDTMKDCIHSFSSTACCKSGSQDNVMEDIYVNRLSSLEGKIKEDAVLLKNVDMILKDLECYKYESLVEEEVYQIVMNEVVKDLKDVIKFTLNECQEAKDQVKVLNFNKLFQSLEGLVREDVCKVVLREMIKEWNKEIRIHNLERLREMKHHFKPDVELVSSLKKRESLYRKAFLRRCYDLQKAETEVDLLGDEVDDLLSLLEKIYRSLEQMLPVSQHDFKIMEIINAIRKELYGPAACTS; encoded by the exons atgATCGATTTTGTGGAAGAGATGGATGAATTACTAGATGGATTAGGTTGTAGACTAAGGGTATCAGGCATGGTATCAGATTCCATAATGATGGGAATAGTAAATTCAGCAATGGAACAAGCATTTCAAAAAGCTTGTTCTAAAGAAGGTAATATTGAAAGATTAAatgaaaaatccaggttttgtGAATTAGCAGTAATGCAATTAGAATTGTGCATTAAAATATTTCAGGAAGATACAGATATTTATGTAGTAGTTGATAATAGTTTGGAACGTGAGAAATTGGTATTAGAACTAGGAGAAATAAAGGATCGGATTCAAAGACGACTTGAAGAAACTGAATTCGCTATTTCGGAGAAAGATAGAGAGTTGAATGAGGCATTACAAGCTTTGGATACGAAAGATAGGGAGGTATGGTCTTTAAGAAATAACTTAAATGAACTTGGCAAAGTGAAGAGTGAGGGAGTTCAAGAATTTGTTCGTAATAACAGGCTTGTTGTGGATGATAAAAGTATAGATGGTGATTTTTGTGAGTTGAAGAATTCTGTTGATCAGCAGTTTTTGAATATTAAACAAAAACTCGAGGATGAAAGGATTAATATCACCTCGGGCATGAGGAAAATTGAGACGGTAAATGTTGAATCCGATTCTCGattagttgaagacgaagaaaattcTGCAGATGGTGCGAAAAAATGTGAGCTATATGAGAAGGGTTCTGAAATTGAGATTTCAAATCGTTCGTTGAAGCCAGAACTGAATGAGGGGTTTTGTAGAATGGGATCTGACATTGATGTCTTGAAAGGCACCCTAGATGTTGCATTTGGAATGATGGATAATGTCATTTCTTTGTCAGAGGTGAAACCATTGGAGCAAAAGTGGAGGTGGACTATTGAGATGGACACAATTGCTGTTGTAGTTAACGGATTTTTGAGGGATACACAAGATCATTTTGGAGGAGAAGTGAGAGGTGGACAATATTACGGTTCTCTAGTGTTGAAAGAAAATTGGCCTGaatttttaaatgatgttataagTTTGAGACAGGAACTACAGAATTTGATGGATCAAGTGAAAAATTCTAAACGTCGTGAATCAATTTCCCCTCCATCCCAGAAGGATGTTGGAGAAAAGCTGTTTCCTTTCAAGCGTCGTGAGTCCATATCTCCTCCATCTTCAAAAGATGTTGGAGACAAGTTCTTCCCTCACACAGTGAATATAAAAAGGCGGTCTGTTTCGGATGCTTCTGTACTAGACAAGTTTGGGAATTTGGTGGATGAAGCCAAAATATTCCAGTGCCGTGAATCAGTATCCCCTTCATACACCGAGTTTTCTCAGAAAACAAACCAATCAAGAGCAAAGCCTTCTGCTGAAGCTTCTGCTGTTGTAGACAGGTATGGGAAGCCACCAAACACTACTCCTTTGAAGATTAAAACACAAGAACAAGAACCTCAGGAGGAACAATTTAAAGAAGATTCATCAGGGCAAGGAAGTAGTCTTGTTGCTGAAATGATAAGAAATCATGAAACAATTATACGACAGAAAAATGCAGAGTCAAATTGGCTGAAGGTGGAAATACTAAGAGAAAAGGGAAGCTCGGCAAAGAAAGATACGGAACCTGATACCTTGAAACAAAGGATACAAGACATTATTGTGAAATTGGATAATATTATCGAGGTGAGTGATAAGGTGGATCGAGGTTATGATGCTAATGGTGGATGTGCTCTAACTTCAATGGCGAAAAATAAACTAGCAAATCAAGAGCAGGAATTTTCAAATTTGGAAAGTATGATACAGATTGAAATTTCCAGTATTATCTTAAAAGGTTTGGTGAAAGATTACGTGGCTGAATTTTATGAATATGGTATAGAATGCCTAATAAGTGAGTATGTAAGCAAAGTTTACCTCAGTGAAATGATAACAGAACGGAATGAAGATTTGAAGAGGTATTATCTTGAAAGAGATATCAAGGAAGACATATGTCAACTCGTATTGAGTTCGCATTTGCAAAGTACTATTCTTGAAAAGAAGGAAAATGACTTGGTAAATGTATCAACCTTGCCTGGTGAGTTGCTTCAATATGTGGAAGAGGTGATTGGGAAAGATGTCTATACTGTGCTTTTACGGGAAACTGTCAAGGAATGGAACGAGGGCCTAGAAAGTTATAACATAGGAAGGCATATTGAGGAAGAATTATATAATATTGTCTTTAGAGAGTGGATTAAAGATATGCATGGCTTCACTGGCGTACAGTGCCAGACAGACAGGACTGTGAATAATTTTCTTGAAAGCTCAACAACTCCAAACAGGTCGTTTCAAAATTTGGAAGGCGTAATAAGGGAGGAAGTATGCACATCTATTCTTCGGGAAACGTTCAAGGAATGGAAGGATGCACTTAAGAGATACAATACTGAAAGTTGGATAAGCGAAGATGTGAGTCAAATTGTTTACCACGATACGATGAAAGACTGCATTCACAGTTTCTCCTCTACAGCATGTTGCAAAAGCGGGAGTCAAGATAATGTCATGGAAGATATCTACGTAAACAGACTCTCAAGTTTAGAAGGCAAAATCAAGGAAGATGCAGTTTTGCTAAAGAATGTGGATATGATATTGAAGGATCTCGAATGTTACAAATACGAGAGCCTTGTTGAAGAGGAGGTATACCAGATTGTCATGAATGAGGTTGTCAAAGATTTGAAAGATGTAATCAAGTTCACATTAAACGAATGTCAAGAAGCCAAAGATCAAGTAAAAGTGTTGAATTTTAATAAATTGTTTCAAAGTTTAGAGGGCCTAGTGAGGGAAGACGTGTGCAAAGTTGTTTTGAGGGAAATGATCAAGGAGTGGAATAAGGAAATAAGAATTCACAACTTGGAAAG GTTAAGAGAAATGAAACATCACTTTAAACCAGATGTTGAACTTGTAAGCTCGTTAAAGAAAAGGGAATCGCTTTACAGGAAAGCTTTCCTGAGGAGGTGCTATGATCTTCAGAAAGCCGAGACTGAG GTGGATTTGTTGGGTGATGAAGTGGATGATCTTTTAAGTCTTCTCGAGAAGATATATCGATCATTGGAACAAATGTTACCAGTTTCGCAACACGATTTTAAG ATTATGGAGATAATTAATGCAATAAGGAAAGAATTGTATGGACCAGCTGCTTGTACATCCTAG